One segment of Gordonia terrae DNA contains the following:
- a CDS encoding acyl-CoA dehydrogenase family protein, translating to MTAPARVVTDRNEILAEIAAGSAERERQGRDPREAVALLRRSRLTALSLDTQSGGAGAGSVELFEFIIDLARADPIAAHILRAHYWFVEQIERLPVGPVRSRWSERIAAGAIVGNASSERGVAAGSRQYATQLVSDGDGWRLRGEKFYSTGTAFADYVTVLAIVPDALRARLVKVVVPVDRDGVSVVDDWDGIGQHRTGTGSTLFDDVRVTSDDVLEFVELDDSTPPAANDGPFLQLFLQALIAGILLAASDDAVALLNSRVRTFEHAPSPEPRQDPILLERIGEIDAAAHVARDAVLSAARQVETANALARRGVIDVEQFAQASLAAARVKVHVDRIALPAAAAVFDVGGASSASRSRNLDRHWRNIRTITLHNPTSYKAVAIGDLRVNATPLPGNGYF from the coding sequence ATGACCGCACCCGCGCGGGTCGTGACCGACCGGAACGAGATCCTCGCCGAGATCGCGGCCGGTTCGGCCGAGCGCGAGCGCCAGGGCCGGGACCCCCGCGAAGCCGTGGCGCTCCTCCGACGGTCGAGGTTGACCGCGCTGTCACTCGACACACAGTCCGGAGGTGCCGGGGCCGGAAGTGTCGAACTCTTCGAGTTCATCATCGACCTCGCCCGCGCCGACCCGATCGCCGCGCACATCCTGCGCGCTCACTACTGGTTCGTCGAGCAGATCGAACGCCTCCCCGTCGGACCGGTGCGGAGTCGGTGGAGCGAGCGGATCGCCGCGGGCGCCATCGTCGGCAACGCGTCCAGTGAACGCGGTGTCGCCGCCGGGTCGCGCCAGTACGCGACTCAACTCGTCTCCGACGGTGACGGCTGGCGGTTGCGTGGCGAGAAGTTCTACAGCACCGGAACGGCTTTCGCGGACTACGTCACGGTCCTCGCCATCGTCCCGGACGCCCTGCGCGCGCGGCTGGTGAAAGTGGTCGTCCCGGTCGACCGCGACGGGGTGAGCGTCGTCGACGACTGGGACGGGATCGGGCAGCATCGGACGGGCACCGGTTCGACGTTGTTCGACGATGTCCGCGTCACCTCGGACGACGTCCTGGAGTTCGTCGAACTCGACGACTCCACGCCGCCCGCCGCCAACGACGGCCCATTCCTGCAGCTGTTCCTGCAGGCACTGATCGCCGGCATCCTCCTGGCCGCCTCGGATGATGCCGTCGCACTGCTGAATTCACGCGTACGGACGTTCGAGCACGCGCCGTCGCCCGAGCCACGGCAGGATCCGATCCTGCTGGAGCGGATCGGTGAGATCGACGCCGCCGCACATGTGGCACGGGACGCGGTCCTGAGTGCGGCGCGGCAGGTCGAGACCGCGAACGCATTGGCGCGACGCGGCGTCATCGACGTCGAGCAGTTCGCGCAGGCGTCGCTCGCCGCCGCGCGCGTGAAGGTGCACGTCGATCGCATCGCCCTCCCGGCGGCGGCGGCCGTCTTCGACGTGGGTGGTGCCTCGTCGGCGAGCCGTAGCCGCAACCTCGACCGGCACTGGCGCAACATCCGGACCATCACCCTGCACAACCCGACGTCGTACAAGGCCGTCGCCATCGGTGATCTCCGCGTGAACGCCACCCCGTTGCCGGGCAACGGGTACTTCTGA
- a CDS encoding DUF4190 domain-containing protein yields the protein MGAGGGFVDQSEDPASDTRVVDSPGAVSTPPVADRPETQAYSAAAHPTSSSEDSVAPQSGAGPRVNRMALWALALSILGITFIVGLVLGYRARTQIRQRREIGLPFATAAIWVGWAYLGVFVFGLIVYGWILFVA from the coding sequence GTGGGAGCAGGTGGCGGATTCGTCGATCAGTCCGAGGATCCGGCGTCGGACACCCGCGTCGTCGACAGTCCCGGCGCGGTGAGCACGCCTCCGGTCGCCGACCGCCCCGAAACCCAGGCCTATTCAGCAGCAGCACATCCCACCAGTAGTTCGGAGGACAGCGTGGCTCCCCAGTCCGGTGCCGGTCCGCGTGTCAATCGGATGGCGTTGTGGGCCTTGGCATTGTCGATCCTCGGGATCACCTTCATCGTGGGACTCGTCCTGGGCTACCGGGCGCGCACGCAGATCCGGCAGCGTCGCGAGATCGGTCTGCCCTTCGCCACCGCCGCGATCTGGGTCGGCTGGGCCTACCTGGGGGTCTTCGTGTTCGGGCTGATCGTCTACGGCTGGATCCTGTTCGTCGCCTGA
- a CDS encoding peptidylprolyl isomerase codes for MTTQKTSAVIHTNRGDIKVDLFPNHAPKTVENFVGLADGSKEYSKPNASGGNSGPFFDGSVFHRVISGFMIQGGDPTGTGMGGPGYQFGDEFHPELQFDRPYLLAMANAGPGTNGSQFFITVGPTPHLNRRHTIFGEITDPASQQVVDAIATTSTDRSDRPLDEVVIEKIEVN; via the coding sequence GTGACTACACAGAAAACCTCCGCAGTCATCCACACCAACCGCGGCGACATCAAGGTCGACCTGTTCCCGAACCACGCGCCGAAGACCGTCGAGAACTTCGTCGGCCTGGCCGACGGCAGCAAGGAATACAGCAAGCCCAACGCGTCCGGCGGCAACTCCGGCCCGTTCTTCGACGGCTCTGTGTTCCACCGCGTCATCTCCGGGTTCATGATCCAGGGCGGCGACCCGACCGGAACCGGCATGGGTGGCCCCGGCTACCAGTTCGGTGACGAGTTCCACCCGGAACTGCAGTTCGACCGTCCGTACCTGCTCGCGATGGCCAACGCCGGGCCGGGCACCAACGGTTCGCAGTTCTTCATCACCGTCGGCCCGACCCCGCACCTCAACCGTCGCCACACCATCTTCGGTGAGATCACCGATCCGGCGTCGCAGCAGGTCGTCGACGCGATCGCCACCACCTCGACCGACCGCAGCGACCGGCCGCTCGACGAGGTCGTCATCGAAAAGATCGAGGTCAACTGA
- a CDS encoding rhomboid family intramembrane serine protease: MAPTRTAPTQPYATYALIAVNLLIFALCVLQAGVGDPGGASIFSAGDLLKSDVAAGEYWRLLTAGFLHFSVMHVAVNMLSLYILGRDLELALGIGRYLAVYVIALLGGSAAVMLFENDRALTAGASGAIYGLMGAMLVIILKARVSPVPVLLIIGFNVVLSFSLPGISVLGHLGGLVFGAAATAAIVYLPDAVLPAGRRDPQTASRVGWIALAALFVLALGLGIGAGVAYDGLTYIR, from the coding sequence ATGGCGCCGACGCGCACTGCGCCCACGCAGCCCTACGCGACCTATGCGCTCATTGCGGTGAACCTGCTGATCTTCGCGCTGTGCGTTCTCCAGGCCGGGGTCGGTGACCCGGGCGGTGCGTCGATCTTCAGTGCCGGCGACCTCCTCAAGAGCGACGTCGCGGCCGGTGAGTACTGGCGTCTGCTGACCGCGGGCTTTCTGCACTTCAGCGTCATGCACGTGGCCGTCAACATGCTCTCGCTCTACATCCTGGGCCGCGACCTCGAACTCGCGCTCGGGATCGGCCGCTACCTGGCCGTGTACGTGATCGCCCTGCTCGGCGGCAGCGCCGCGGTCATGCTCTTCGAGAACGACCGCGCCCTGACCGCCGGTGCGTCCGGGGCCATCTACGGCCTCATGGGCGCGATGCTCGTGATCATCCTCAAAGCCCGTGTGTCCCCGGTCCCGGTGCTGCTCATCATCGGGTTCAACGTCGTGCTGTCGTTCTCGCTCCCCGGGATCTCGGTTCTGGGGCATCTCGGCGGTCTCGTCTTCGGCGCGGCCGCCACCGCGGCCATCGTCTATCTACCCGACGCGGTGCTCCCCGCGGGTCGTCGAGATCCGCAGACCGCGAGCCGGGTGGGCTGGATCGCGCTCGCCGCCCTGTTCGTGCTCGCTCTCGGCCTCGGCATCGGCGCAGGTGTCGCCTACGACGGGCTGACCTACATCCGCTGA
- a CDS encoding helix-turn-helix domain-containing protein — MRKRSLLTVEQREQAVACFEQGFADRAVATKLRVPRESVKLLYQRWRIRGRGALLEKRVQSSYSFEFKRDLVERFLAGESVQSLAEEADLSSPQVLTAWVRIYRREGVDGLKSKPRGRPRTKPVEELSEVEQLRRENERLRAENAYLGKLQALRKQQRRS; from the coding sequence ATGCGTAAGCGCAGTTTGTTGACTGTGGAGCAGCGTGAGCAGGCGGTAGCCTGCTTTGAACAGGGTTTCGCTGATCGGGCGGTGGCGACGAAACTGAGAGTGCCGCGTGAGTCGGTGAAGCTGCTGTATCAACGTTGGCGGATCCGTGGCAGAGGTGCATTGTTGGAGAAACGAGTCCAGTCCTCGTACTCGTTCGAGTTCAAACGCGATCTCGTGGAACGGTTCCTGGCCGGGGAAAGCGTGCAGTCACTGGCCGAGGAAGCCGATTTGTCCTCCCCCCAAGTGCTGACGGCGTGGGTGCGAATCTATCGCCGTGAGGGCGTCGATGGACTCAAATCGAAGCCTCGTGGCCGGCCCCGCACGAAGCCGGTCGAAGAGCTGAGCGAGGTCGAGCAGTTGCGTCGGGAGAACGAGCGGTTGCGGGCGGAGAACGCCTACCTGGGAAAATTGCAGGCCTTGAGGAAGCAGCAACGACGGTCCTGA
- a CDS encoding IS3 family transposase: MSLKAEHRLGDLLAAAGLARSTFFYHQARLDDPDPWAETKAAISEIFHANKARYGHRRVHRELVKTGHRIAKKTVLTLMRRLGLVCRIRRRRYVSYRGFVGPVAQNLLDRDFTAEAVNQKWVTDVTEFRVGQDKLYLSPIMDLFNREIISYSIGRSPTLDLTHSSLRAAIATLEPGQLPLVHSDQGFQYQHHTWGQLLADVGAQQSMSRKGNCYDNAVMEAFFGHLKEECFHHVTYLDIHALEVALHDYIQWYNHDRTSERLEGLSPVQYRTQALVA, translated from the coding sequence ATCTCCCTCAAGGCAGAACATCGGCTCGGTGATCTACTCGCCGCGGCCGGGTTGGCGCGGTCGACGTTCTTCTACCACCAGGCCCGACTCGACGACCCCGACCCATGGGCAGAGACGAAGGCGGCGATCAGCGAGATCTTCCACGCCAACAAGGCGCGCTACGGCCATCGGCGGGTACACCGCGAACTGGTCAAGACCGGACATCGGATCGCGAAGAAGACCGTGCTGACACTGATGCGCCGACTCGGCCTGGTCTGCAGGATTCGCCGTCGCCGATATGTCTCCTACCGCGGCTTTGTCGGCCCAGTTGCGCAGAATCTGCTCGACCGTGACTTCACCGCCGAGGCGGTCAACCAGAAGTGGGTCACCGATGTCACCGAGTTCCGGGTTGGGCAGGACAAGCTGTATCTGTCACCGATCATGGATCTGTTCAACCGCGAGATCATCTCGTACTCGATCGGCCGGTCACCGACTCTGGACCTGACACACTCGTCGCTGCGTGCCGCGATCGCGACCCTGGAACCCGGCCAGCTGCCACTGGTCCACTCCGATCAAGGCTTCCAGTACCAGCACCACACGTGGGGACAACTCCTTGCCGATGTCGGTGCGCAGCAATCGATGTCACGAAAGGGCAACTGCTACGACAACGCTGTCATGGAGGCGTTCTTCGGCCACCTCAAAGAGGAATGCTTCCACCACGTCACCTACCTCGACATCCACGCACTCGAAGTCGCCCTGCACGACTACATCCAGTGGTACAACCACGACCGCACCTCGGAACGACTCGAGGGCCTGAGCCCGGTGCAATACCGGACTCAGGCCCTCGTGGCCTAA
- a CDS encoding PH domain-containing protein, translated as MDNSDDSYTHAWATPVGAGLAGCLGGVVLVGAAVVVTGDPAGSVLMGVAGILLLALGAYTLLVRPRLAVSSGPSPVLIIRTLRGPRAYPRERIERIRVLSIRRVGRRVGQLEIDVLDDEAAASPSHRDGMGPRDDTRLVVLSRWDLGTDLPTVVDALRESGFVVDEG; from the coding sequence GTGGATAACTCTGACGACTCCTACACACATGCCTGGGCGACCCCCGTCGGTGCCGGCCTCGCCGGGTGCCTCGGCGGTGTCGTGCTGGTCGGGGCGGCCGTGGTCGTCACCGGGGATCCCGCCGGGTCGGTCCTGATGGGCGTCGCCGGGATCCTTCTTCTCGCACTCGGTGCCTACACGCTGCTGGTGCGTCCCCGGCTGGCCGTCTCGTCCGGCCCGTCGCCCGTCCTGATCATCCGAACGCTGCGCGGGCCGCGGGCGTATCCCCGCGAACGCATCGAGCGGATTCGCGTGCTGTCCATCCGCCGGGTCGGACGCCGCGTCGGACAACTCGAGATCGACGTGCTCGACGACGAGGCAGCCGCGTCGCCGTCGCACCGTGACGGCATGGGTCCGCGCGACGACACCCGCCTGGTCGTGCTCAGCCGCTGGGACCTCGGCACCGACCTGCCGACCGTGGTCGACGCGCTGCGCGAGTCGGGATTCGTCGTCGACGAGGGGTAG
- the crgA gene encoding cell division protein CrgA, which yields MPKSKVRKKTDYTINPASRTPVKVKAGPSSTIYVSVMLGLMVLGLAWLVVYYLAATPTAYGGEGQVLHWMAELNSWNFLIGFSLMVAGLLMTMRWR from the coding sequence ATGCCGAAGTCAAAAGTCCGGAAGAAGACCGATTACACGATCAACCCGGCCAGCCGGACGCCGGTCAAGGTCAAGGCCGGCCCTTCGAGCACCATCTACGTAAGCGTCATGCTCGGCCTGATGGTGCTGGGTCTCGCCTGGCTCGTCGTCTACTACCTGGCCGCAACCCCCACCGCGTACGGCGGCGAGGGCCAGGTCCTGCACTGGATGGCCGAGCTCAACTCGTGGAACTTCCTGATCGGCTTCTCGCTGATGGTGGCGGGCCTGTTGATGACGATGCGTTGGCGGTAG
- a CDS encoding aminodeoxychorismate/anthranilate synthase component II, with translation MSRILVVDNYDSFVYNLVQYLGQLGVEAVVWRNDDPQLSPADPDRLREAVAGFDGVLLSPGPGTPQRAGATMPMVRVAAEEELPLLGVCLGHQAIGAAFGGTVDRAPELLHGKTSLVFHDDAGVLEGLPDPFTATRYHSLTVLPETIPDELVVTGRTESGIVMAMAHRELPIHGVQFHPESVLTQGGHRMLANWLKACGIEIDETRVSALEAEMATAIG, from the coding sequence GTGAGTCGCATTCTGGTGGTCGACAACTACGACAGCTTCGTCTACAACCTGGTCCAGTACCTCGGCCAGCTCGGCGTCGAGGCCGTCGTGTGGCGCAATGACGACCCGCAACTCTCCCCGGCCGACCCCGACCGTCTGCGCGAGGCGGTCGCCGGATTCGACGGCGTGCTCCTGAGCCCCGGCCCCGGTACCCCGCAGCGCGCCGGCGCGACGATGCCGATGGTCCGCGTCGCCGCCGAGGAAGAACTACCGCTGCTGGGAGTGTGCCTGGGCCACCAGGCGATCGGGGCGGCGTTCGGCGGCACCGTCGACCGCGCACCCGAACTCCTGCACGGCAAGACCTCACTCGTCTTCCACGACGACGCAGGCGTTCTCGAAGGTCTTCCCGATCCGTTCACCGCCACCCGCTACCACTCGCTGACGGTGCTGCCCGAGACGATCCCCGACGAACTCGTCGTCACCGGCCGCACCGAGTCGGGCATCGTGATGGCGATGGCACACCGCGAACTGCCCATCCACGGCGTCCAGTTCCACCCGGAGAGCGTCCTGACCCAGGGCGGTCACCGGATGCTCGCCAACTGGCTCAAGGCGTGTGGGATCGAGATCGACGAGACCCGGGTGTCAGCGCTCGAAGCGGAGATGGCGACCGCGATCGGCTGA